One genomic region from Haloprofundus salinisoli encodes:
- a CDS encoding YihY/virulence factor BrkB family protein: protein MRVDFGGDEATGLVPAPASTSGAEPTVTVSTTLPAGFLAVVVVRSVMSPSRERVVTVGRALLHEIRVEKLTFLAGSIAYHAFVSLLPFFALALAAFSAVGDGSFQRGFESLVGTVLAPGTGDQLIRDLSNASGSTSLSVAGVVFLLWGAMRIFRGLDTAFSDIYETEAENTFQDQILDAIVVLGTVAIAIFAAVQIEQFGLAQYGVGGRLLQLLLLVGGLTLTFLPMYYIFPDTDVSVVEILPGTVFAAVGLTVFQFGFQYYAAANSDGPGNLLAVVLLVLTWLYFSGLVVLVGVAINAVLSNRSADVSIEPVVGGVRPEHTAERASEAELAAALTELDRLLDAGDEITVEVGDGSVTLPKPQRIATETDGSLLRLSDGGYGLELRWSVRDEE from the coding sequence TTGCGGGTCGATTTCGGCGGCGACGAGGCGACCGGTCTCGTTCCCGCCCCCGCATCGACGAGCGGAGCCGAACCGACGGTGACCGTATCGACGACGCTCCCGGCGGGCTTTTTGGCGGTCGTCGTCGTACGGAGTGTAATGTCTCCCTCGCGTGAACGCGTTGTGACCGTCGGTCGCGCACTCCTTCACGAGATACGGGTGGAGAAGCTCACCTTTCTGGCCGGGAGCATCGCCTACCACGCGTTCGTCTCGTTGCTCCCGTTCTTCGCGCTGGCGCTCGCGGCGTTCTCTGCGGTCGGCGACGGCTCGTTTCAGCGCGGGTTCGAGTCGCTCGTCGGCACGGTGCTGGCACCGGGCACGGGCGACCAACTGATTCGGGACCTGTCGAACGCCAGCGGGTCGACGAGTCTCTCCGTCGCGGGTGTCGTGTTCCTGCTGTGGGGTGCGATGCGCATCTTCCGCGGCCTCGATACGGCCTTCTCGGACATCTACGAGACGGAAGCCGAGAACACGTTTCAAGACCAGATACTCGACGCCATCGTCGTCCTCGGAACGGTCGCTATCGCCATCTTCGCGGCGGTACAGATCGAGCAGTTCGGCCTCGCGCAGTACGGCGTCGGCGGACGGCTCCTGCAGTTACTGCTCCTCGTCGGCGGTCTGACGCTCACGTTTCTACCGATGTACTACATCTTTCCCGACACCGACGTGAGCGTCGTCGAGATTCTGCCGGGGACGGTGTTCGCCGCCGTCGGCCTCACCGTCTTTCAGTTCGGCTTTCAGTACTACGCCGCCGCCAACAGCGACGGCCCCGGAAACCTCCTCGCGGTCGTTCTCCTGGTTCTGACGTGGCTCTACTTCAGCGGCCTCGTCGTTCTCGTCGGCGTCGCCATCAACGCCGTGCTCTCGAACCGCAGCGCCGACGTGAGCATCGAGCCGGTCGTCGGCGGCGTTCGACCCGAACACACCGCCGAACGAGCGAGCGAAGCGGAGCTCGCCGCGGCGCTGACCGAACTGGACCGCCTGCTCGACGCCGGCGACGAGATAACCGTCGAAGTCGGCGACGGGTCGGTGACGCTTCCGAAACCGCAGCGCATCGCGACCGAAACTGACGGTTCGTTGCTCCGACTCAGCGACGGCGGCTACGGCCTCGAACTTCGCTGGTCCGTCCGCGACGAGGAGTGA
- the mch gene encoding methenyltetrahydromethanopterin cyclohydrolase — protein MDSLNRMAIELVDEALDFADELNVGAYELESGATVLDFGVDAAGGVEAGLLLTEIQTAGLATVQSRMGEVDGAPIPHVELSTDHPAIALLCSQKAGWELDFDRFDGLGSGPARALVGQESEFEAVGYYDEFDLTVLAVESIDLPGDEVAEHVADLAGVEPSAVFLPTFAVGSIAGSVNIASRAAELAVFRLFELGYDPRDILSVSGSAPIAPVSYDEGVAMGRTNDALAYGGKVHLTVRDEFDRFDEVPSTAADEYGTPFEDIFAENDWDFSQVPVSAFAPAQVTVDVVDGSTRVFGEADEDLLAESFGLREL, from the coding sequence ATGGACAGTCTCAATCGGATGGCGATAGAGCTCGTCGACGAGGCGCTCGACTTCGCCGACGAGTTGAACGTCGGGGCGTACGAGTTGGAGTCGGGCGCGACGGTGCTGGACTTCGGCGTCGACGCCGCGGGCGGGGTCGAAGCCGGGTTGTTGCTGACGGAGATACAGACCGCCGGTCTCGCCACGGTGCAGAGCCGAATGGGCGAGGTCGACGGCGCGCCGATTCCGCACGTCGAACTGTCGACGGACCACCCCGCTATCGCGCTGCTCTGCTCGCAGAAGGCCGGCTGGGAACTCGACTTCGACCGCTTCGACGGCCTCGGCAGCGGTCCCGCCCGCGCGCTCGTCGGCCAGGAGTCCGAGTTCGAGGCCGTCGGCTACTACGACGAGTTCGACCTCACCGTTCTCGCCGTCGAGAGCATCGACCTGCCGGGCGACGAGGTCGCCGAACACGTCGCCGACCTCGCGGGGGTCGAACCGAGCGCCGTCTTCCTGCCGACGTTCGCCGTCGGCTCTATCGCCGGCAGCGTCAACATCGCCTCCCGCGCCGCCGAGCTCGCCGTCTTCCGCCTCTTCGAACTCGGTTACGACCCCCGAGATATCCTCTCGGTCAGCGGCAGCGCGCCCATCGCGCCCGTCAGCTACGACGAGGGCGTCGCCATGGGGCGGACGAACGACGCGCTCGCCTACGGCGGGAAGGTCCACCTGACCGTGCGCGACGAGTTCGACCGCTTCGACGAGGTCCCCTCGACCGCCGCCGACGAGTACGGCACGCCGTTCGAGGACATCTTCGCCGAGAACGACTGGGACTTCTCGCAGGTGCCGGTGTCGGCGTTCGCGCCCGCGCAGGTCACCGTCGACGTCGTCGACGGCTCCACGCGCGTCTTCGGCGAGGCGGACGAGGACCTGCTCGCGGAGTCGTTCGGTCTCCGCGAACTCTGA
- a CDS encoding DUF7130 family rubredoxin-like protein, with the protein MNSPRTLTSDSTAAGAIPRRSVVRDERLSSSALAEAYLVWRCHRCGETGDLEAFPLTCSNGDAPREELYYRTED; encoded by the coding sequence ATGAACTCACCTCGAACACTGACCAGTGACTCGACCGCCGCCGGCGCGATTCCCCGACGCTCGGTCGTCAGAGACGAGCGCCTCAGCAGTTCTGCGCTCGCAGAAGCGTACCTCGTCTGGCGCTGTCACCGCTGCGGCGAAACCGGCGATTTGGAGGCGTTTCCCCTCACCTGCTCGAACGGCGACGCGCCGCGCGAGGAGCTGTACTACCGGACGGAGGACTGA
- a CDS encoding MTH1187 family thiamine-binding protein, translated as MTVIALLSVAPVTEESMAADVAEAVAALDEFDVEYETNPMGTVIEAEDVETLLDAVAAAHNAVDADRVSTFLKIDDKRASDETAREKVEAVERELGREARSGGE; from the coding sequence ATGACCGTCATCGCACTACTGAGCGTCGCACCGGTGACAGAGGAGAGTATGGCCGCCGACGTGGCCGAGGCCGTCGCCGCGCTCGACGAGTTCGATGTCGAGTACGAGACGAACCCGATGGGAACCGTCATCGAAGCCGAGGACGTCGAGACGCTCCTCGACGCAGTCGCCGCCGCGCACAACGCCGTCGACGCCGACCGGGTGAGCACGTTCCTGAAGATAGACGACAAGCGCGCGAGCGACGAGACCGCCCGGGAGAAAGTCGAGGCCGTCGAACGCGAACTCGGCCGCGAGGCCCGCAGCGGGGGCGAGTGA
- a CDS encoding C2H2-type zinc finger protein — protein sequence MTESDDADSANEVESGSYVCETCGEEFENRAALDAHVRDAGLVD from the coding sequence ATGACCGAGTCGGACGACGCGGACTCGGCGAACGAAGTCGAGTCGGGGTCGTACGTCTGCGAGACGTGCGGCGAGGAGTTCGAGAACCGGGCCGCGCTCGACGCACACGTCCGAGACGCCGGACTGGTCGACTGA
- the pyrF gene encoding orotidine-5'-phosphate decarboxylase: protein MNFFDRLADRIATVDSVVSVGLDTDPSRIPEHLQEKELPQWAFNRRIIDATHEHAAVYKPNAAFYESEEGWRSLRETIAYAEGKGVPILLDAKRADIGNTTRQYAKLLDDVDAITVNPYMGRDSLEPFLSREDKGVFVLCRTSNPGASDLQELELDTGEPIYERVAALSDLWNRNGNVGLVVGATAPEELESLREQVPDLPFLVPGVGAQGGDAEAAVEFGLRADGVGLVNSSRGIIFAGEGEGFDKAAGRSARRMKQRLNEFR from the coding sequence ATGAACTTCTTCGACCGCCTGGCCGACCGCATCGCGACGGTCGACAGCGTCGTCTCCGTGGGCTTGGACACCGACCCGTCGCGCATCCCCGAGCACCTGCAGGAGAAAGAGCTGCCGCAGTGGGCGTTCAACCGCCGCATCATCGACGCGACGCACGAACACGCCGCCGTCTACAAGCCGAACGCCGCGTTCTACGAGTCCGAGGAGGGGTGGCGCTCGCTCCGCGAGACCATCGCCTACGCCGAGGGGAAAGGCGTGCCCATCCTGCTCGACGCCAAGCGCGCCGACATCGGCAACACGACGCGGCAGTACGCCAAACTGCTCGACGATGTCGACGCCATCACGGTCAACCCGTACATGGGCCGCGACTCGCTCGAACCGTTTCTCTCGCGGGAGGACAAGGGCGTGTTCGTGCTCTGTCGGACCTCGAACCCCGGCGCGTCGGACCTCCAGGAGCTCGAACTCGACACGGGCGAGCCGATCTACGAGCGCGTCGCGGCGCTTTCGGACCTCTGGAACCGAAACGGGAACGTCGGGTTGGTCGTCGGCGCGACCGCGCCCGAGGAACTGGAGTCGCTGCGCGAGCAGGTGCCGGACTTGCCGTTTCTGGTCCCGGGCGTCGGCGCGCAGGGCGGCGACGCGGAGGCAGCCGTCGAGTTCGGGCTGCGAGCCGACGGCGTCGGCCTCGTCAACTCCTCGCGCGGCATCATCTTCGCCGGCGAGGGCGAGGGCTTCGACAAAGCCGCCGGACGCTCCGCTCGACGGATGAAGCAGCGACTCAACGAGTTCCGCTAG
- a CDS encoding MaoC family dehydratase, which produces MQTDAATSTRQYYEDLDPEGRWELATATLTRDDIVAFAEQYDPQPFHVDEDAARESMFGGLIASGLHTYCVCNRLATEAFFRNVAFLCGRGLSEFRWHRPVRPGDTLSGWVELGAMRVSDSDPGRGYVDVEIIGVNQRDEVVISWTAHALVARRPREQ; this is translated from the coding sequence ATGCAAACTGACGCGGCCACCTCCACCCGCCAGTACTATGAGGACCTCGACCCTGAGGGTCGCTGGGAGTTGGCGACGGCGACGTTGACGAGAGACGACATCGTGGCGTTCGCCGAGCAGTACGACCCGCAACCGTTCCACGTCGACGAGGACGCCGCGCGCGAATCGATGTTCGGCGGCCTCATCGCGAGCGGTCTCCACACCTACTGCGTCTGCAACCGTCTGGCGACGGAGGCGTTCTTCCGGAACGTCGCGTTTCTCTGCGGCCGCGGCCTCAGCGAGTTCCGGTGGCACCGCCCGGTTCGACCCGGCGACACGCTCTCGGGGTGGGTCGAACTCGGTGCGATGCGCGTCTCCGACTCCGACCCCGGGCGCGGCTACGTCGACGTCGAGATAATCGGCGTCAACCAGCGCGACGAAGTCGTCATCTCGTGGACTGCCCACGCGCTCGTCGCTCGGCGGCCACGAGAGCAGTAG
- the ppc gene encoding phosphoenolpyruvate carboxylase, with product MDLHNRTVRQDVRELGALLGDVLEAQTSTEAFETVEELRTNAIGYRKGDIESRQQLYDVLGRLRSGDESVVARAFTTYFELINLAEERERVRAVRRGSQDGTLDDSLVETVAALVDDGADPDTVQQVLDDVLVEPTFTAHPTEARRKTVKSKLRSIAGELETLDERRLTDLEHDQTWHEVDAEVTSLWQTAQVRNRRPEPTDEARNVQWYLENTLFDVTGEVYSELEDIVSEAYGDEVQVPKLFEFRSWAGSDRDGNPYVTVDVTEETLERQRSVVLDRYRSALKRLSGVLSQDGSRIDAGLAFEQSLEADRERLPATAEEATTRYPDEPYRQKLKLMRERLERVEDVRPDGYDDAAELAADLDVIAQSLKLNGAERVVSAYVEPLMRQVDTFGFSLASLDLRDHREKHTSAIAEALAVEGIEYRSMDEDERVDLLTEAVLQDQPVLDLDDFEQFSDETTRVLRRFRKLGDWQREYGVSAIDTYAISMTDEPSHVLEVLFLADQAGVVSLPDHCGIDIVPLLETEYALNGAHRIMGTLFENEAYSQALAARNGLQEIMLGYSDSNKENGFLAANWDLYKNQRRLADITDEYDVEMRLFHGRGGSISRGGGPMNQAMLALPNETVSGQIKFTEQGEAIAEKYANPRIAERNLEQMLDAQIRARYEAIQEPKEHVPDEWAEAMDTMSTAARQEYRDLLETEGFVSYFEQATPITVIENLNLGSRPASRSGERTVEDLRAIPWVFSWTQSRCILPGWYALAAGVDAYLEDDGDQETLREMYDEWPFFRTTLDNAALSLARTDLEIAAEYANLADASLRATFFGRIENEYDRATELVGTISGRDSLLTREWLGESLRRRNPYVDPLNLLQTHLMAQTHRTTEEERTLRLTVKGIAAGMKNTG from the coding sequence ATGGACCTGCACAACCGGACGGTTCGCCAGGACGTCCGTGAACTCGGTGCGTTGCTCGGTGACGTACTGGAGGCTCAGACGTCCACCGAGGCGTTCGAGACGGTCGAAGAGCTTCGGACGAACGCGATCGGCTACCGGAAGGGCGACATCGAGTCGAGACAGCAACTGTACGACGTGCTCGGCAGACTCCGCTCGGGCGACGAGAGCGTCGTCGCTCGGGCGTTCACGACGTACTTCGAGCTCATCAACCTCGCCGAGGAGCGCGAACGCGTCCGCGCGGTCAGACGCGGGTCGCAGGACGGGACGCTCGACGACAGCCTCGTCGAAACCGTCGCCGCCCTCGTCGACGACGGAGCCGACCCCGACACCGTCCAGCAGGTTCTCGACGACGTCCTCGTCGAACCGACGTTCACCGCCCACCCGACCGAAGCCCGCCGCAAGACGGTCAAATCGAAGCTTCGCTCCATCGCGGGCGAACTGGAGACGCTGGACGAACGCCGCCTCACCGATCTCGAACACGACCAGACGTGGCACGAGGTAGACGCCGAGGTGACGAGCCTCTGGCAGACGGCGCAGGTTCGAAACCGCCGCCCCGAACCGACAGACGAGGCCCGAAACGTCCAGTGGTACCTCGAGAACACGCTGTTCGATGTGACCGGCGAGGTGTACAGCGAACTCGAAGATATCGTCTCGGAGGCGTACGGCGACGAGGTGCAGGTGCCGAAGCTGTTCGAGTTCCGTTCGTGGGCGGGCAGCGACCGCGACGGCAACCCGTACGTCACCGTCGACGTGACCGAGGAGACGCTCGAACGCCAGCGCTCGGTCGTCCTCGACCGCTACCGAAGCGCGCTCAAGCGCCTCTCCGGCGTGCTCAGTCAGGACGGGAGCCGTATCGACGCGGGGCTGGCGTTCGAGCAGTCGCTGGAGGCCGACCGCGAGCGACTGCCGGCGACGGCCGAGGAGGCGACGACGCGCTACCCCGACGAACCGTACCGGCAGAAACTGAAACTGATGCGCGAGCGCCTCGAACGCGTCGAGGACGTCCGCCCCGACGGCTACGACGACGCGGCCGAACTCGCAGCCGACCTCGACGTCATCGCGCAGAGCCTGAAACTGAACGGGGCCGAGCGCGTCGTCTCCGCGTACGTCGAACCGCTGATGCGACAGGTCGACACGTTCGGATTCAGCCTGGCGAGTCTCGACCTGCGCGACCACCGCGAGAAACACACGAGCGCCATCGCGGAGGCGCTGGCGGTCGAGGGCATCGAGTACCGCTCGATGGACGAAGACGAGCGCGTCGACCTGCTCACCGAGGCCGTCCTGCAGGACCAGCCGGTGCTCGACCTCGACGACTTCGAACAGTTCTCCGACGAGACGACGCGGGTGCTCCGTCGCTTCCGCAAACTCGGCGACTGGCAGCGCGAGTACGGCGTCAGCGCCATCGACACCTACGCCATCTCGATGACCGACGAGCCGAGTCACGTCCTCGAAGTGCTGTTTCTGGCCGACCAGGCGGGCGTCGTCTCGCTACCCGACCACTGCGGTATCGACATCGTTCCCCTCCTCGAAACCGAGTACGCGCTCAACGGCGCGCACCGCATCATGGGCACGCTGTTCGAGAACGAGGCGTACTCGCAGGCGCTCGCCGCCCGCAACGGCCTCCAGGAGATCATGCTCGGCTACTCCGACTCGAACAAGGAGAACGGCTTCCTCGCGGCGAACTGGGACCTCTACAAGAACCAGCGCCGCCTCGCCGACATCACCGACGAGTACGACGTCGAGATGCGCCTGTTCCACGGCCGCGGCGGCTCCATCTCCCGCGGCGGCGGTCCGATGAACCAGGCGATGCTCGCGCTGCCGAACGAGACGGTGTCGGGACAGATCAAGTTCACCGAGCAGGGCGAGGCCATCGCCGAGAAGTACGCGAACCCGCGCATCGCCGAGCGCAACCTCGAACAGATGCTCGACGCCCAGATTCGCGCCCGCTACGAGGCGATTCAGGAGCCGAAAGAACACGTCCCGGACGAGTGGGCCGAGGCGATGGACACGATGTCCACCGCCGCCAGACAGGAGTACCGCGACCTGCTGGAGACGGAGGGGTTCGTCTCCTACTTCGAGCAGGCGACGCCCATCACGGTCATCGAGAACCTCAACCTCGGCTCTCGCCCCGCCTCCCGGTCGGGTGAGCGCACCGTCGAGGACCTCCGCGCCATCCCGTGGGTGTTCTCGTGGACGCAGTCGCGGTGCATCCTGCCGGGGTGGTACGCGCTCGCCGCCGGTGTCGACGCGTACCTCGAAGACGACGGCGACCAGGAGACGCTTCGAGAGATGTACGACGAGTGGCCGTTCTTCCGGACGACGCTCGACAACGCGGCGCTGTCGCTGGCGCGGACGGACCTCGAAATCGCCGCCGAGTACGCCAACCTCGCGGACGCGTCGCTGCGCGCCACGTTCTTCGGTCGCATCGAGAACGAGTACGACCGCGCGACCGAACTGGTCGGCACCATCTCGGGGCGCGACTCGCTGCTGACACGCGAGTGGCTCGGCGAGAGCCTCCGCCGACGCAACCCGTACGTCGACCCGCTAAACCTGCTGCAGACGCACCTAATGGCGCAGACTCACCGGACCACCGAAGAGGAACGGACGCTCCGCCTGACGGTGAAAGGCATCGCCGCCGGGATGAAGAACACGGGGTAG
- a CDS encoding cation transporter, which yields MARHRTALTVTGMESDNAAQRIERRLQELDGVDEVQVRRGDDKIVVLHEAEEADSHDLYEAV from the coding sequence GTGGCGAGACACCGCACCGCGCTGACCGTCACCGGGATGGAGTCGGACAACGCCGCCCAGCGCATCGAGAGGCGTCTCCAGGAGCTCGACGGCGTCGACGAAGTGCAGGTCCGTCGCGGCGACGACAAGATCGTCGTGCTCCACGAGGCCGAGGAAGCGGACTCTCACGACCTCTACGAGGCCGTTTGA
- a CDS encoding glutathione S-transferase N-terminal domain-containing protein, with product MLELYQAEGCPYSEKARQKLTELGVSYVIHNPRTHDGDVLNDQTHEELTTLGGEDQIPFLVDHARGETMYESDDIVNYLGEHYG from the coding sequence ATGCTCGAACTGTACCAGGCCGAAGGCTGTCCGTACTCCGAGAAGGCGCGTCAGAAACTGACGGAGCTCGGCGTCTCCTACGTTATCCACAACCCGCGAACGCACGACGGCGACGTGCTGAACGACCAGACCCACGAGGAGCTCACGACGCTCGGCGGCGAGGACCAGATACCGTTCCTTGTCGACCACGCCCGCGGGGAGACGATGTACGAGAGCGACGACATCGTCAACTACCTCGGCGAACACTACGGCTGA
- a CDS encoding J domain-containing protein — protein MERDRLIMGLAAVFAGITVLLAVLGLSYSLFLLVLAIPFGATTYFMWYQASGRLAEQARSRRVRREPAGFGAGARRENVRENRRRARHNGRAGGRTNGRSRTGAPRTARGPTRVEAYRALDLEPGASTAEVKRAYRSKVKEVHPDTEDGDEESFKRVNRAYESLNE, from the coding sequence GTGGAGCGCGACCGGCTCATCATGGGGCTCGCCGCCGTCTTCGCGGGGATCACCGTCCTCCTCGCGGTTCTCGGGTTGAGCTATTCGCTCTTTCTGCTCGTCTTGGCCATCCCCTTCGGCGCGACGACGTACTTCATGTGGTACCAGGCGAGCGGCCGGCTCGCCGAACAGGCGCGCTCTCGTCGCGTCCGTCGGGAACCGGCCGGGTTCGGCGCGGGCGCGCGCCGCGAGAACGTCCGGGAGAATCGTCGGCGGGCGCGACACAACGGGCGTGCCGGCGGGCGGACCAACGGACGGTCGAGAACCGGCGCGCCGCGGACGGCGCGGGGACCGACGCGCGTCGAAGCGTACCGCGCGCTCGATTTGGAACCCGGCGCGAGCACCGCCGAGGTGAAACGCGCCTACCGCTCGAAGGTCAAGGAAGTCCACCCCGATACGGAAGACGGCGACGAGGAGTCGTTCAAACGGGTGAACCGCGCGTACGAGTCGTTGAACGAGTAA
- a CDS encoding GTPBP1 family GTP-binding protein: MSADRAALEEALQRGEEEGGYIEFKERLSKEVHLSGGRMESLAAQLRHRVLSGEGEATYVVGVTDDGGIAGISADAFSESMDVLSLLAEEAGAHIEDVDTWGVGDGANAGLVGVATIREGAMLETDEQHIVVGTAGHVDHGKSTLVGSLVTGQADDGDGGTRGFLDVQPHEVERGLSADLSYAVYGFDDDGPVHMRNPHRKSDRAHVVETADRLVSFVDTVGHEPWLRTTIRGLVGQKLDYGLLVVAADDGPTKTTREHLGILLATELPTIVAITKVDAVSDERAAKVEHEVEKLLRDVGKTPLAVERYGVETAREEISDSVVPILRTSAVSTAGLDDLDYLFETLPKTSNGEGQFRMYIDRSYSVTGVGAVASGTVNSGTVEAGDELLLGPMPDGSFRDVEVRSIEMHYHRVDEAKAGRIVGIALKGVKEAEIERGMVLVPRSSNPRPVRSFEADVMVLNHPTRIGTGYEPVIHLETISEAAVFHPERGRLLPGDTGHSRVEFKFRPYLVEEGQRFVFREGQSKGVGTVTDVHYE, from the coding sequence ATGAGCGCCGACCGGGCCGCTCTCGAAGAGGCCCTACAGCGCGGAGAAGAGGAAGGCGGGTACATCGAATTCAAAGAACGGCTCTCCAAGGAAGTCCACCTCTCCGGTGGCCGGATGGAGAGCCTCGCCGCCCAGCTTCGACACCGGGTGCTCTCCGGCGAGGGCGAGGCGACGTACGTCGTCGGCGTCACCGACGACGGCGGCATCGCCGGAATCTCGGCGGACGCCTTCTCGGAGTCGATGGACGTCCTCTCGCTGCTCGCCGAGGAGGCGGGCGCGCACATCGAAGACGTGGATACCTGGGGCGTCGGCGACGGAGCCAACGCAGGGCTCGTCGGCGTCGCCACCATCCGCGAGGGTGCGATGCTCGAAACCGACGAGCAACACATCGTCGTTGGCACCGCGGGCCACGTCGACCACGGCAAGAGCACCCTCGTCGGGTCGCTCGTCACCGGCCAGGCCGACGACGGCGACGGCGGGACTCGCGGCTTCCTCGACGTCCAGCCGCACGAGGTCGAACGCGGCCTCTCGGCGGACCTCTCGTACGCCGTCTACGGCTTCGACGACGACGGCCCGGTCCACATGCGCAACCCGCACCGCAAGAGCGACCGCGCGCACGTCGTCGAGACGGCCGACCGCCTCGTCTCCTTCGTCGACACCGTCGGCCACGAACCGTGGCTCCGCACCACCATCCGCGGACTGGTCGGCCAGAAACTCGACTACGGCCTGCTCGTCGTCGCCGCCGACGACGGCCCGACGAAGACGACGCGCGAACATCTCGGCATCCTGCTCGCGACCGAACTGCCGACGATAGTCGCCATCACGAAGGTCGACGCCGTCAGCGATGAGCGCGCCGCCAAAGTCGAACACGAAGTCGAGAAGTTGCTCCGCGACGTGGGTAAGACGCCGCTGGCGGTCGAACGCTACGGCGTCGAGACCGCCCGAGAGGAGATCAGCGACTCCGTCGTCCCCATCCTCCGGACCAGTGCGGTCTCCACGGCGGGTCTGGACGACCTCGACTACCTGTTCGAGACGCTCCCGAAGACGAGCAACGGCGAAGGGCAGTTCCGGATGTACATCGACCGAAGCTACAGCGTCACCGGCGTCGGCGCGGTCGCCTCCGGCACCGTGAACTCCGGCACCGTCGAGGCGGGCGACGAACTGCTGCTCGGGCCGATGCCCGACGGGAGTTTCCGCGACGTGGAGGTGCGCTCCATCGAGATGCACTACCACCGCGTCGACGAGGCGAAGGCGGGTCGCATCGTCGGCATCGCGCTCAAAGGCGTCAAGGAGGCCGAAATCGAGCGCGGGATGGTGCTCGTCCCGCGGTCGTCGAACCCGCGTCCGGTGCGGTCGTTCGAGGCGGACGTGATGGTGCTCAACCACCCGACCCGCATCGGGACGGGCTACGAACCGGTCATCCACCTCGAAACCATCAGCGAGGCGGCGGTGTTTCACCCCGAGAGAGGGCGTCTGCTCCCCGGCGACACGGGCCACTCGCGCGTCGAGTTCAAGTTTCGGCCGTATCTCGTCGAGGAGGGCCAGCGGTTCGTCTTCCGCGAGGGCCAGAGCAAGGGCGTCGGCACCGTGACCGACGTTCACTACGAGTGA
- a CDS encoding glutathione S-transferase N-terminal domain-containing protein: MVPSNRMLELYQAEGCPHCAKVRDKLSELGVSYVSHTPRLPGGEGGDVVNRQAYDEMLALGEADQIPFLVDHDRGARLYESDAIVAYLDDHYGDSRASRTEIDVREPDSGGLRGTVAGVAGRLLQVVR; encoded by the coding sequence GTGGTACCGTCGAACAGGATGCTCGAACTGTATCAGGCAGAGGGCTGCCCGCACTGCGCGAAAGTCAGAGACAAACTCTCCGAACTCGGCGTCTCCTACGTCAGCCACACGCCTCGCCTTCCCGGCGGCGAGGGCGGTGACGTCGTGAACCGGCAGGCGTACGACGAGATGCTCGCACTCGGCGAGGCGGACCAGATACCGTTCCTCGTCGACCACGACCGAGGCGCGCGCCTGTACGAGAGCGACGCCATCGTCGCCTACCTCGACGACCACTACGGCGACTCGCGCGCGTCCCGGACCGAAATCGACGTGCGCGAACCCGATAGCGGCGGACTGCGCGGTACCGTCGCGGGCGTCGCCGGTCGACTACTGCAGGTCGTTCGGTGA